The Pongo abelii isolate AG06213 chromosome 20, NHGRI_mPonAbe1-v2.0_pri, whole genome shotgun sequence genome window below encodes:
- the CIC gene encoding protein capicua homolog isoform X3 produces MPGLPEGQREGGGGWREAHITAQSPPFLWTKMKPMKKACTGLSGPGSGSKSPPATRAKALRRRGAGEGDKPEEEDDEAQQPQPQPGPEEAEEGEEEEVERGPGAEGPPLELHPGDPAPGPAEDPKGDGEAGRWEPSLSRKTATFKSRAPKKKYVEEHGAGSSGVGGAPEERVRTPEEASGLAVPPRPPTSTRSSSTDTASEHSADLEDEPAEACGPGPWPPGSTSGSYDLRQLRSQRVLARRGDGLFLPAVVRQVRRSQDLGVQFPGDRALTFYEGVPGAGVDVVLDATPPPGALVVGTAVCTCVEPGVAAYREGVVVEVATKPAAYKVRLSPGPSSQPGPPGSLPQPPQPLHREPEEAVWVARSSLRLLRPPWEPETMLRKPPTGPEEEQAEPGATLPPCPAALDPKQPEDAEVSKISFGGNLGTHCEEGEEKHPPALGTPALLPLPPPQLLSPPPKSPAFVGPGRPGEQPSPCQEGSQGGSRSSSVASLEKGTAPAARARTPLTAAQQKYKKGDVVCTPSGIRKKFNGKQWRRLCSRDGCMKESQRRGYCSRHLSMRTKEMEGLADSGPGGAGRPAAVAAREGSTEFDWGDETSRDSEASSVAARGDSRPRLVAPADLSRFEFDECEAAVMLVSLGSSRSGTPSFSPVSTQSPFSPAPSPSPSPLFGFRPANFSPINASPVIQRTAVRSRHLSASTPKAGVLTPPDLGPHPPPPAPRERHSSGILPTFQTNLTFTVPISPGRRKTELLPHPGALGAPGSGGGGAAPDFPKSDSLDSGVDSVSHTPTPSTPAGFRAVSPAVPFSRSRQPSPLLLLPPPAGLTSDPGPSVRRVPAVQRDSPVIVRNPDVPLPSKFPGEVGTAGEVRAGGPGRGCRETPVPPGVASGKPGLPPPLPAPVPITVPPAAPTAVAQPMPTFGLASSPFQPVAFHPSPAALLPVLVPSSYTSHPAPKKEVIMGRPGTVWTNVEPRSVAVFPWHSLVPFLAPSQPDPSVQPSEAQQPASHPVASNQSKEPAESAAVAHERPPGGTGSADPGRPPGATCPESPGPGPPHPLGVVEPGKGPPPTTEEEAPGPPGEPRLDSETESDHDDAFLSIMSPEIQLPLPPGKRRTQSLSALPKERDSSSEKDGRSPNKREKDHIRRPMNAFMIFSKRHRALVHQRHPNQDNRTVSKILGEWWYALGPKEKQKYHDLAFQVKEAHFKAHPDWKWCNKDRKKSSSEAKPTSLGLAGGHKETRERSMSETGTAAAPGVSSELLSVAAQTLLSSDTKAPGSSSCGAERLHTVGGPGSARPRAFSHSGVHSLDGGEVDSQALQELTQMVSGPASYSGPKPSTQYGAPGPFAAPGEGGALAATGRPPLLPTRASRSQRAASEDMTSDEERMVICEEEGDDDVIADDGFGTTDIDLKCKERVTDSESGDSSGEDPEGNKGFGRKVFSPVIRSSFTHCRPPLDPEPPGPPDPPLAFGKGYGSAPSSSASSPASSSASAATSFSLGSGTFKAQESGQGSTAGPLRPPPPGAGGPATPSKATRFLPTDPATFRRKRPESVGGLEPPGPSVIAAPPSGGGNILQTLVLPPNKEEQEGGGARVPSAPAPSLAYGAPAAPLSRPAATMVTNVVRPVSSTPVPIASKPFPTSGRAEASPNDTAGARTEMGAGSRVPGGSPLGVSLVYSDKKSAAATSPAPHLVAGPLLGTVGKAPATVTNLLVGTPGYGAPAPPAVQFIAQGAPGGGTTAGSGTGAGSGPNGPVPLGILQPGALGKAGGITQVQYILPTLPQQLQVAPAPAPAPGTKAGAPSGPAPTTSIRFTLPPGTSTNGKVLAATAPTPGIPILQSVPSAPPPKAQSVSPVQAPPPGGSAQLLPGKVLVPLAAPSMSVRGGGAGQPLPLVSPPFSVPVQNGAQPPSKIIQLTPVPVSTPSGLVPPLSPATLPGPTSQPQKVLLPSSTRITYVQSAGGHALPLGTSPASSQAGTVTSYGPTSSVALGFTSLGPSGPAFVQPLLSGQAPLLAPGQVGVSPVPSPQLPPACAAPGGPVITAFYSGSPAPTSSASLAQPSQAPPSLVYTVATSTTPPAATILPKGPPAPATATPAPTSPFPSATAGSMTYSLVAPKAQRPSPKAPQKVKAAIASIPVGSFEAGASGRPGPAPRQPLEPGPVREPTAPESELEGQPTPPAPPPLPETWTPTARSSPPLPPPAEERTSAKGPETMASKFPSSSSDWRVPGQGLENRGEPPTPPSPAPAPAVAPGGSSESSSGRAAGDTPERKEAAGTGKKVKVRPPPLKKTFDSVDNRVLSEVDFEERFAELPEFRPEEVLPSPTLQSLATSPRAILGSYRKKRKNSTDLDSAPEDPTSPKRKMRRRSSCSSEPNTPKSAKCEGDIFTFDRTGTEAEDVLGELEYDKVPYSSLRRTLDQRRALVMQLFQDHGFFPSAQATAAFQARYADIFPSKVCLQLKIREVRQKIMQAATPTEQPPGAEAPLPVPPPTGTAAAPAPTPSPAGGPDPTSPSSDSGTAQAAPPLPPPPESGPGQPGWEGAPQPSPPPAGPSTAATGR; encoded by the exons ATGCCAGGCCTCCcagaggggcagagggagggtgGGGGGGGCTGGAGAGAGGCTCATATCACAGCTCAGTCACCACCCTTTTT GTGGACAAAAATGAAGCCAATGAAGAAGGCATGCACTGGCCTTTCAGGTCCTGGCAGTGGCAGCAAGTCCCCCCCAGCCACCAGGGCCAAGGCTCTGAGGCGGCgaggggctggggagggtgaCAAACCAGAGGAGGAGGACGACGAGGCACAGCAGCCGCAACCACAGCCCGGGCCcgaagaggctgaggaaggggaggaggaggaggttgagCGGGGCCCTGGGGCTGAAGGTCCTCCACTGGAGCTGCACCCTGGCGACCCGGCTCCAGGCCCAGCAGAAGACCCCAAAGGGGATGGGGAGGCAGGCCGCTGGGAGCCCTCACTCAGCCGCAAGACAGCCACTTTCAAGTCTCGAGCGCCCAAGAAGAAGTATGTGGAGGAGCACGGAGCTGGCAGCAGTGGGGTGGGTGGGGCCCCTGAAGAGCGGGTGCGGACCCCTGAGGAGGCCAGTGGCCTGGCGGTGCCTCCACGGCCACCCACCTCCACTCGTTCCTCCTCCACTGACACAGCCAGCGAGCACTCGGCGGACCTGGAGGATGAGCCGGCTGAGGCTTGTGGTCCAGGCCCCTGGCCCCCTGGCAGCACCAGTGGCAGCTATGACCTGCGGCAGCTGCGGTCCCAGCGGGTGCTGGCTCGGCGTGGTGACGGCCTCTTCCTGCCAGCTGTGGTGCGCCAGGTGCGCCGAAGCCAGGACCTGGGCGTGCAGTTCCCTGGTGACCGAGCCCTGACTTTCTATGAGGGGGTGCCAGGCGCTGGTGTGGATGTAGTTTTGGATGCTACACCCCCACCAGGTGCCCTGGTGGTGGGCACAGCTGTCTGTACCTGTGTGGAGCCCGGTGTGGCTGCCTACCGGGAaggtgtggtggtggaggtggcaaCCAAGCCAGCTGCCTACAAGGTCCGTCTCAGCCCCGGCCCCAGCTCCCAGCCAGGCCCACCAGGCAGCCTCCCGCAGCCCCCACAGCCACTGCACCGTGAGCCAGAGGAGGCCGTGTGGGTGGCCCGCTCCAGCCTACGCCTGCTGCGCCCACCCTGGGAACCTGAGACCATGCTGAGGAAGCCCCCTACAGGCCCTGAGGAAGAGCAGGCGGAGCCTGGGGCCACACTGCCACCCTGCCCTGCTGCCCTGGACCCCAAACAGCCCGAGGACGCTGAGGTCTCTAAGATCAGCTTTGGTGGCAACCTGGGTACTCACTGTGAGGAGGGCGAGGAGAAGCACCCTCCAGCCCTGGGTACCCCAGCCCTgctcccactgcccccaccccagctcctgTCGCCGCCACCCAAGTCTCCAGCCTTTGTGGGCCCCGGCCGCCCTGGCGAGCAGCCCTCGCCCTGCCAGGAGGGGAGCCAGGGCGGCAGCCGCAGCAGCAGCGTGGCCTCCCTGGAAAAGGGGACAGCACCGGCAGCCCGGGCCCGCACGCCACTGACAGCCGCCCAGCAGAAGTACAAGAAGGGCGATGTGGTCTGCACACCCAGCGGAATACGAAAGAAGTTCAACGGCAAGCAGTGGCGCCGGCTGTGCTCACGAGATGGCTGCATGAAGGAGTCACAGCGGCGAGGCTACTGCTCACGCCACCTGTCCATGCGAACCAAAGAGATGGAGGGCCTGGCAGACAGTGGGCCTGGGGGGGCGGGCCGGCCCGCGGCCGTGGCAGCCCGTGAGGGCAGCACGGAGTTTGACTGGGGTGATGAGACGTCGAGGGACAGTGAGGCCAGCAGTGTGGCGGCTCGTGGAGACTCACGGCCACGCCTGGTGGCCCCTGCTGACTTGTCACGCTTTGAGTTCGACGAGTGTGAGGCGGCCGTGATGCTGGTGTCGCTGGGCAGCTCGCGCTCAGGCACGCCCTCCTTCTCACCTGTCTCCACTCAATCGCCCTTCTCGCCAGCCCCGTCACCCTCACCCTCGCCACTCTTCGGCTTCCGCCCTGCCAACTTCAGCCCTATCAACGCCTCGCCAGTCATCCAGCGCACTGCAGTCCGCAGTCGCCACCTGAGCGCCAGCACCCCTAAGGCAGGCGTGCTGACGCCACCAGAcctgggcccccacccaccgcCACCTGCTCCCCGAGAGCGCCACTCCTCTGGAATTCTACCCACCTTCCAGACCAACCTGACCTTCACCGTGCCCATCAGTCCCGGGCGACGGAAGACAGAGCTCTTGCCGCATCCAGGGGCCTTGGGGGCCCCTGGCTCAGGGGGTGGAGGAGCTGCCCCAGACTTTCCCAAGAGTGACAGCTTAGACTCTGGTGTGGACTCAGTGTCCCACACACCTACACCCTCCACGCCGGCTGGCTTCCGGGCCGTGTCCCCTGCTGTGCCCTTCTCTCGCTCCCGCCAGCCCTCACCATTGCTGCTGTTGCCCCCACCCGCCGGCCTGACCTCGGATCCAGGGCCCTCTGTGCGCAGGGTGCCTGCTGTGCAGCGGGACTCACCTGTTATTGTCCGCAACCCTgacgtgccactgccctccaaatTCCCTGGGGAGGTGGGCACTGCTGGTGAGGTGCGGGCTGGGGGACCTGGGCGGGGCTGCCGTGAGACCCCAGTGCCCCCTGGGGTGGCCAGTGGGAAACCTGGCCTGCCCCCACCTCTGCCAGCCCCCGTGCCCATCACTGTGCCTCCAGCTGCACCAACTGCCGTGGCCCAGCCGATGCCCACCTTTGGCCTGGCGTCTTCACCCTTTCAGCCTGTGGCCTTCCACCCCTCACCTGCTGCCCTGTTGCCCGTTTTGGTGCCCAGCAGCTATACCAGCCACCCTGCTCCCAAGAAGGAAGTCATCATGGGCCGGCCTGGAACAG TGTGGACTAATGTGGAACCTCGCTCTGTGGCTGTGTTCCCCTGGCACTCCTTAGTCCCCTTCCTGGCACCCAGCCAGCCTGACCCCTCCGTGCAGCCGAGCGAGGCGCAGCAACCTGCCAGCCACCCAGTGGCCTCCAACCAGAGCAAAG AACCTGCTGAGTCGGCAGCTGTTGCTCATGAACGGCCACCAGGTGGGACAGGGAGTGCTGACCCTGGGCGGCCCCCTGGAGCCACATGCCCTGAGAGCCCAGGACCCGGACCCCCACACCCTTTGGGGGTGGTGGAACCTGGTAAGGGTCCGCCTCCCACCACGGAGGAGGAGGCCCCCGGCCCCCCAGGAGAGCCCCGGCTGGACAGTGAGACAGAGAGTGACCATGATGATGC CTTCCTCTCCATCATGTCTCCTGAGATCCAGTTGCCTCTACCGCCCGGAAAACGTCGGACCCAGTCCCTCAGTGCCCTACCCAAGGAACGGGACTCATCTTCTGAGAAGGATGGACGCAGCCCCAACAAG CGGGAGAAGGACCACATCCGGCGGCCCATGAATGCCTTCATGATCTTCAGCAAGCGGCACCGGGCCCTGGTCCACCAGCGTCATCCCAACCAGGACAACCGGACCGTCAGCAAGATTCTGGGCGAGTGGTGGTACGCCCTGGGGCCCAAGGAGAAGCAGAAGTACCACGACCTGGCCTTCCAG GTGAAGGAGGCCCACTTCAAGGCCCACCCAGATTGGAAGTGGTGCAACAAGGACCGAAAGAAGTCCAGCTCAGAGGCCAAGCCCACGAGCCTGGGGCTGGCAGGAGGGCACAAGGAGACGCGGGAGCGGAGCATGTCGGAGACGGGCACTGCTGCTGCCCCTGGGG TGTCCTCTGAGCTCCTGTCCGTTGCAGCCCAgacactcctgagctcagacaccaAGGCTCCGGGGAGCAGCTCCTGTGGGGCAGAACGGCTACACACAGTTGGGGGACCTGGCTCAGCCCGGCCCCGAGCTTTCTCCCACAGTGGGGTACACAGCCTGGACGGCGGAGAAGTAGACAGTCAGGCGCTACAGGAACTGACTCAG ATGGTGTCTGGCCCTGCATCGTACTCTGGCCCAAAACCTTCTACCCAGTATGGAGCTCCAGGACCGTTTGCAGCCCCCGGTGAGGGAGGTGCCTTGGCGGCCACTGGGCGGCCCCCGCTGCTGCCCACCCGAGCTTCTCGTTCTCAGCGTGCGGCCAGTGAGGACATGACGAGTGATGAGGAGCGCATGGTCATCTGTGAGGAGGAAGGGGATGATGATGTCATTG CTGACGATGGCTTCGGCACCACTGACATTGATCTCAAGTGCAAGGAGCGGGTGACCGACAGCGAGAGTGGGGACAGCTCTGGGGAGGACCCAGAGGGCAACAAG GGCTTTGGTCGGAAGGTGTTTTCACCTGTGATCCGTTCCTCCTTTACCCACTGCCGCCCCCCACTGGACCCTGAGCCCCCAGGGCCCCCGGATCCTCCTCTAGCCTTTGGCAAAGGCTATGGTTCTGCCCCATCCTCCTCTGCATCCTCGCctgcttcctcctcagcctcggcAGCCACCTCCTTCTCACTGGGCTCAGGAACCTTCAAGGCCCAGGAGTCTGGTCAGGGCAGCACAGCGGGCCCCCTACGGCCCCCACCCCCTGGGGCTGGGGGTCCAGCGACACCTTCCAAGGCAACCCGGTTCCTCCCAACGGATCCTGCCACCTTCCGGCGCAAGAGACCTGAAAGTGTGGGTGGCCTGGAGCCACCAGGCCCCTCAGTCATCGCGGCCCCTCCCAGCGGAGGAGGAAACATCCTGCAGACACTGGTGCTGCCCCCAAACAAGGAGGAGCAAGAGGGCGGCGGAGCCAGAGTGCCCTCCGCCCCCGCCCCATCACTGGCCTACGGGGCCCCAGCGGCTCCCCTGTCCCGTCCTGCTGCCACCATGGTCACCAACGTGGTGCGGCCTGTCAGCAGCACTCCTGTCCCCATCGCCTCTAAGCCCTTCCCCACCTCTGGCCGGGCTGAGGCGTCTCCAAATGACACAGCAGGTGCCAGGACTGAAATGGGCGCTGGGTCTCGGGTGCCTGGAGGCTCCCCGCTGGGTGTCAGCTTAGTGTATTCGGACAAGAAGTCGGCAGCAGCCACCTCACCAGCCCCACACTTGGTGGCTGGACCCCTGCTGGGCACTGTGGGGAAGGCGCCTGCCACTGTCACTAATCTACTGGTGGGCACCCCGGGGTATGGGGCCCCTGCGCCCCCTGCTGTCCAGTTCATTGCCCAGGGGGCCCCTGGTGGTGGGACCACTGCGGGCTCAGGAACAGGTGCTGGGAGTGGCCCCAATGGGCCAGTACCCCTGGGCATCCTGCAACCAGGTGCCCTGGGCAAGGCTGGGGGAATCACCCAGGTACAGTACATCCTGCCCACGCTGCCCCAGCAGCTTCAGGTGGCACCTGCCCCAGCACCAGCCCCTGGGACCAAGGCAGGGGCTCCCAGCGGCCCTGCACCCACCACCAGCATCCGTTTCACCCTCCCACCGGGCACTTCTACCAACGGCAAAGTCCTGGCTGCCACTGCACCCACTCCTGGCATCCCCATCCTGCAGTCTGTACCCTCCGCCCCACCCCCCAAAG CCCAGTCAGTTTCTCCCGTGCAGGCCCCGCCCCCGGGTGGCTCAGCCCAGCTGCTGCCTGGGAAGGTCCTAGTGCCTCTGGCTGCCCCTAGCATGTCAGTGCGGGGTGGAGGGGCCGGCCAGCCGCTGCCACTGGTGAGCCCGCCCTTCTCAGTACCTGTGCAGAATGGTGCCCAGCCCCCCAGCAAG ATCATCCAGCTGACCCCGGTGCCTGTGAGCACACCCAGCGGCCTGGTGCCGCCCCTGAGCCCAGCCACACTCCCTGGACCCACCTCGCAGCCTCAGAAGGTCCTGCTGCCCTCTTCCACCAG AATCACCTATGTGCAGTCAGCGGGCGGGCACGCGCTGCCCCTGGGTACCAGCCCTGCGTCCAGCCAGGCTGGAACAGTCACCTCGTACGGGCCCACGAGCTCTGTAGCTCTAGGCTTCACCTCGCTGGGGCCCAGCGGCCCCGCCTTCGTGCAGCCCCTGCTCTCAG GCCAAGCCCCACTGCTGGCTCCCGGTCAGGTGGGCGTGTCGCCTGTGCCCAGTCCCCAGCTGCCGCCTGCCTGTGCAGCCCCCGGAGGTCCTGTCATAACAGCATTTTACTCTGGCAGCCCTGCACCCACCTCCTCAGCATCCCTGGCCCAGCCATCTCAGGCCCCCCCAAGCCTGGTCTACACTGTGGCCACCAGCACAACCCCACCTGCAGCCACCATTCTGCCCAAGGGCCCGCCAGCCCCTGCCACTGCCACCCCAGCCCCGACTAGCCCTTTCCCCAGTGCCACAG CAGGTTCCATGACCTACAGCTTAGTGGCCCCCAAGGCCCAGCGGCCCAGCCCGAAGGCCCCCCAGAAAGTGAAGGCAGCCATCGCCAGCATTCCCGTGGGGTCCTTTGAGGCAGGTGCCTCTGGGCGGCCTGGCCCTGCACCCCGGCAGCCTCTGGAGCCTGGCCCAGTCCGAGAGCCAACTGCCCCAGAGTCTGAGCTTGAAGGGCAGCCCACACCACCAGCCCCTCCACCCCTGCCAGAGACCTGGACTCCCACAGCCCGGAGCAgccccccactgcccccacctGCTGAGGAGCGGACCAGTGCCAAGGGTCCTGAGACCATG GCCAGCAAATTCCCCAGCTCATCTTCAGACTGGCGCGTCCCTGGGCAGGGCCTGGAGAATCGTGGGGAGCCTCCCACTCCTCCCAGCCCGGCCCCAGCTCCAGCCGTAGCCCCTGGTGGCAGCAGTGAGAGCAGCAGTGGGCGGGCAGCCGGGGACACCCCCGAGCGCAAGGAGGCGGCTGGTACTGGCAAGAAGGTGAAGGTGCGGCCCCCGCCCCTGAAGAAGACCTTTGACTCTGTGGACAA CAGGGTCCTGTCAGAAGTGGACTTCGAAGAGCGCTTTGCTGAGCTGCCTGAGTTTCGGCCTGAGGAGGTGCTGCCCTCCCCCACCCTGCAGTCTCTGGCCACCTCACCCCGGGCCATCCTGGGCTCTTACCGCAAGAAGAGGAAGAACTCCACGG ACCTGGATTCAGCACCCGAGGACCCCACCTCGCCCAAGCGCAAGATGAGAAGACGCTCCAGCTGCAGCTCGGAGCCCAACACCCCCAAGAGTGCCAAGTGCGAGGGGGACATCTTCACCTTTGACCGTACAG GTACAGAAGCCGAGGACGTGCTCGGGGAGCTAGAGTATGACAAGGTGCCATACTCCTCCCTGCGGCGCACCCTGGACCAGCGCCGGGCCCTGGTCATGCAGCTCTTCCAGGACCATGGCTTCTTTCCGTCAG CCCAGGCCACAGCCGCCTTCCAGGCCCGCTATGCAGACATCTTCCCCTCCAAGGTTTGTCTGCAGTTGAAGATCCGTGAGGTGCGCCAGAAGATCATGCAGGCTGCCACTCCCACGGAGCAGCCCCCTGGAGCTGAGGCTCCTCTCCCTGTACCGCCTCCCACTGGCACCGCTGCTGCCCctgcccccactcccagccccgCGGGGGGCCCTGACCCCACCTCACCCAGCTCGGACTCTGGCACTGCCCAGGCTGCCCCGCCACTGCCTCCACCCCCAGAGTCGGGGCCTGGACAGCCTGGCTGGGAGGGGGCTCCCCAGCCCTCCCCCCCACCCGCAGGTCCCTCCACAGCTGCCACAGGCAGGTGA